The segment GATGGCGATCTTGTTCTCGGGGATGAGCTCGGAGTTCAGCCGGGTGCCGAAGTTCGGGTCGAGCGCGTCCTGCACGTCGGGGCCGAGCTTCTCGCCGTACACGGTCTTGATGAAGGTCAGCGAGTCGAGGAAGCCGGGCGTGTTGACCAGCCATTTCTTGCTCGCCTCGTCGTAGAGGGTGTCGGCGGTGCCGTAGAGCAGCATCTCGAAGCCCTGCATGCTGGCGGCCTCGCCCGCGCCCTTGCCCGAGAAGACGTTCATCGGGATCACTCCGGGCAACTTCGACTTGATCGTACGCGCTGCCGTGAGCACGTCGTCCCAGGTCTTCGGCTGCCACGGCACGGGCAGTCCCGCCTTGGCGAACAGATCCTTGTTGTACCAGAGGGCGCGGGTGTCGGTGCCCATCGGAACGCCGTAGATCTTGCCGTCGAGGCCCTTGGCGGCCGCCTTCGACGCGTCGGTGAACTGGCCCCAGTCGGCCCACTTGCTCAGATAGTCGTCGAGCGGGGCGAGGAACCCGGCCTGGATGTCCGTGTTCACCAGGAACGTGTCCTCGTAGAGGATGTCCGGCGCGGTGTTGGGGGACCGGTTCATCAGGGTGAGCTTGGTGTAGTAGTCGTTCTCGGACGCCTCGATCGGCAGCAGCTTCACGGTCCAGCCCTGGTGGGCCGCCTCGTACTCGCCCTTGACCTTGTTCATCAGGTCGTCCATCTGGATGAAGGTGCCGAACTTCTGGTACGCCACGGTGAGGGTTTTCGCGTCGCTGTCGCCGCCGCCTGAATCGCCGGAGCACGCCGTGGTCGCGCTCAGGGTCAGGGTCAGCAGTCCGGCAAGGAGAGCTGTGGTGCGTCGTCGCATGCTCGTCTCCTTCGAAAGTGGATCCTCCTGCATAGTTCTGAGAACGTATTCATAGAACGTAATCAATTACTCTTGGCCCGGTCAACCGAGGGGATTTCATGCGGCAGCCCACCATGCGTGACGTTGCGAAGGCGGCCGGCGTCAGCCAGGCGACGGTCTCGCGGGTCGTCAACGACGAGCGCTACATCCGGCCCGAGACCCGGGCCGCCGTCGAACGCGCCATCGCCGAGCTCGGCTTCCACCGCAACGAGATCGCCCGCACGCTGCGGCCCGGCCAGGCCGCCAACACCATCGCCCTGGTCATCGAGGACCCCGGCAACCCGTTCTGGTCCGCGATCATCCGCGGCGCCGAGGAGACTGCCCGCCGCCACCGCCACATGCTCGTCGTCGGCAGCACCGGCCAGGACTACGACCAGGAACGCGACCTGCTGCGCGACCTCGTCCGCCGCCGCGTCGACGGCCTGCTCGTCGTGCCGACCGCCCACGACCACGTCGACCTGCACCACGAGCTCGCCCGCCGCGCGCCCATGGTCTTCATCGACCGCGTCCCGCCGGGCGTGCCCGCCGACTCGGTCGTGCTCGACAGCTTCGGCGGCGCCCGCAGCGCGGTCGCGCACCTGATCTCGGCCGGCTACCGGCGCATCGCGTTTCTCGGCGGCGACCCGGCCGTGCACACCGGCGCGGCACGCCAGGCCGGCTACCGGCAGGCGCTCGCCGACGCGGGACTGCCGTGCGACCCCGCGCTGATCAGCCTGGGCAACCACACCGTCACGGCCGCGGCCCGATCCGCTGCCGAGCTGCTCACCGAGCCGGTCGACGCCGACGCCGTCTTCGCCGACAACAACCGGATCTGTGTGGGAGTCCTGCACGCGGCCGCGGCGCACGGCGGCGATGTGGGGATCGCCGGCTTCGACGACGTCGAGCTGGTCGACCTGCTTCCCCGTCCGGTCGCCCTGATCACGTACGACGCGGTCGAGCTCGGCCGGCAGGCGGCGACCCTGCTGTTCGACCGGATCGGTGGCAGCACGGCGGAGGCCCGCCGGGTCGTTCTGCCGACGAAGCTTGTCCATCGCGGCGATGCGGCGATCGGCCGCGGCCGATAGCTTGATCCTCATGGTGCGGAAGCTGGCTCTGGCTCTGGTCCTCACGGTGTCGACGTCTGTCGTGCTTCCCGGCACGCCCGCCGGCGCGACCTTCCACCCCGGGACACCGGGCGCGATCGGCATCGGTGACCCCTACTACCCGCTGGACGGCAACGGCGGCTACGACGTCAAGCACTACGACCTGGCGATCCGGTACACGCCGGCCACCGACGCGCTGGCCGGCGTGGTGAAGATCGAGGCCCGGGCGACCCAGCGGCTGTCCGCCTTCAACCTCGACCTCGACGGCCTGACCGTCCGGTCGGTCACCGTGGACGGCCGCCCGGCGAAGTTCTCGCGCGACGGCACCGAGCTCACCGTGACGCCGGGCCGGTCGCTCGCCAAGGGACACGTCTTCGACACGAAAATCGTCTACGACGGCGTGCCCAAAGTGATCCAGGACCCGGACCTCGGCGACGGCGGCGCCTTCACCACCACCGACGGCGTGGTCATCCTCGGCGAGCCGGATGTCGCGCAGGCGTGGTATCCGTCCAACGACCACCCGAGCGACAAGGCGTCCTTCTCGATCGCGCTGACCGTGCCGAAGGACGTGCAGGCGATCTCCAACGGCGTCCCGGCCGGCCGGTCGACCGCCGGCGGCTGGAGCACCTGGCGCTGGGAGCAGCGCGAGCCGATGGCGACCTATCTGGCCATGGCGGCGATCGGCGACTTCGACGTGACCTCCTACCGCAGGAACGGGATCACGTTCCTGGACGCGATCGACCCGGCGCTTTCCGCGGAGCGGTACGCCAGGGCGGCCAAATCGTTCGCCCGCCAGCCGGAGATCATCCAGTTCCTGTCCGGCTACTTCGGGCCGTACCCGATGCGTGCGGCCGGCGGCGTCGTGGACGCCGAGGGCGACTGGGGCTACGCGCTGGAGACCCAGGGCCGCCCGATCTACACGCCGGAGGACTTCGACAACCAGGAGGACGGCGACAGCGTCGTCGTGCACGAGCTGGCCCACCAGTGGTACGGCAACAGCGTCGCGCTGGACCGGTGGGCGGGCATCTGGCTCAACGAGGGCTTCGCGTCGTACGCCGAATGGCTGTGGAGCGAGCGTGAGGGCCTGGGCACCGCGCAGGAGTCCTTCGAGCAGCTGTACGCGACCCCGGCCACCTCATCGCTGTGGAAGTCGAAGGTCGCCGACCCCGGACCGCCGAACCTGTTCATCGGCGCCGTCTACAACCGCGGCGCGATGACCCTGCACGCCCTGCGGCTGACCGTCGGCGACGCCAAGTTCTTCCGCATCCTGCGGTCCTGGGCGCAGATCCACCGCAACGGCAACGTGACCACCGAGCAGTTCATCGCCCACGCCGAACGCGTCTCCGGCCGCGACCTCGGTGCCCTGTTCACCGCATGGCTCTACACGCCGTCGAAGCCCGCGCACCCCTGAGCCGTGCTGCCCGTCGTCGACCTGTCCTCACCGGCGAGCATGCTCGCCGGTGAGATCGAACGCGCCTGCCGTGCCAGCGGCTTCTTCTACGTCGTCGGCCATGGGGTGCCGGCCGAGCTGCAGGGCCGGCTCGACACCGCCGCCCGGCGGTTCTTCGGCCTGCCCGAGGCCGACAAGATGGAGATCGCCATGCAGCACGGCGGCACGGCCTGGCGGGGCTTCTTCCCGGTCGGCGCCGAGCTGACCGCCGGCCGGCCGGACCGCAAGGAGGGCCTGTACTTCGGCGAGGAACTCGGCGACGACGATCCCCGGGTGCGCGCCGGGCTGCCGCTGCACGGTCGCAACCTGTTCCCCCGCCAGGTGCCGGAGCTGCGGGACGCGGTGCTCGACTACCTCGAGGCGCTCACCGCGACCGCGCAGGCGGTGCTGCGCGGCGTCGCGCTCAGCCTGGACCTCGACGCCGACTACTTCGCCGACGGCTACACCGCACATCCGACCGTGCTGTTCCGGATCTTCCACTACCCACCGGCACCACCGGACAGCGACGACTGGGGAGTCGGCGAGCACACCGACTACGGCCTGCTCACCCTGCTGGCCCAGGACGACAACGGCGGCCTGCAGGTCCGCTCCGGCGACGGCTGGATCGACGCGCCGCCGATCCCGGGCGCCTTCGTCTGCAACATCGGCGACATGCTCGAGCGGGTGACCGACGGCTACTACCGCTCGACTCCGCATCGGGTCCGCAACCTCAGCGGCCGCGACCGGCTGTCCTTCCCGTTCTTCTTCGACCCGGACTTCACCGCCGAGATCCCACCCCTGCCCGGTACGTACGGCGACTACCTGATCAGCAAGGTGTCCCACGTCTTCCCGCAACTGCGCCGGCAGGTGCACCTAAACCCATGATCTACGTCCGGATGAACGGCGGCGTGCACCGACCGCGGCGAGCAGGGCGTCCTCGACCAGGTGGCGTGGGCGGACAGCTCCGGCACCGAGTACGCGATCACGTTCGAGCAGCAGCAGGCCGCCTTCTACGGCTGGCGCCGGCAGCCCGGTGAGCGGCCGAGGGAGTTCCGCGGCCGGCTGATGGGGCGCGACTCGGTGGCCAAGGAGGCGCAGCGGTTCTCCGCGGCGGAGGGCTGGAGCGGCACGGTCGCGTTCGGCGACGGCGGTTTCCTCGGCGCCTACCAGCGGGTGGGGGAGGGCTCCATCGGCTACCGCGGCCGGGACCGCTGAGCAGCGGCCCCGGCCGGCCGCGTCAGCGGCGGCTCGCGTGATAGTGGCTGATCAGGCCGCCGGTCAGCACCACCGTCAGGTTGACCTGGACCGGGTCGCGGCCGTCGACGAAGTGGAAGTCCGCCTCGGCCCAGCCCAGCAGCACCTCCTCGGCGAGCCGGCGCACCTCACGGATGCGGTATTCGACGGTCATTCCCATCGGCTGCGAGTCGTAGTAGGCGGCCACCCCGGCCGGGCCCACCGAGTACGGCCGGAGCCCCTGAAAGATCGCGTCCTCGGTGAAGAGCGCGCCCACGTCGTCCGGACGGTGCTGCTCGATGCCTTTCTGCCAGGCGTCGAGGACACCGGTCACTGCTGTCAGGTCGCTCATCAGTGACCCGCGCTCTGGCCGCCGTCGACGTGCAGGATCTCGCCGGTGACGAACGGCGCGTTCTCCAGGTAGACGATCGCGTCGGTGACGTCGGAGATCTCGCCCATCCGGCCGACCGGGTGCAGGGCGGAGAGGAACTCGTGGGTCTCGGCCGGGTGCATGGGCGTACGGATGATGCCCGGCGACACCGCGTTGAAGCGGACATTGCGTCGCGCGTACTCGATCGCCAATGATTTCGTCGCGGCCGCGAGGCCGCCCTTGGTCAGCGAAGCGAGCGCCGACTGCAGGCTCGAGTTGGCGTGATCGACCAGACTCGTGGTGATCGTGACGACGTGCCCGCCGCCCTGCTCGGCCATCGCGCCGGCCGCCTGCTGCGTGATCGCGAAGAAGCCCCGCAGGTTGACTCCGGTGATCGCGTCGAAGTCC is part of the Actinoplanes sp. NBC_00393 genome and harbors:
- a CDS encoding extracellular solute-binding protein encodes the protein MRRRTTALLAGLLTLTLSATTACSGDSGGGDSDAKTLTVAYQKFGTFIQMDDLMNKVKGEYEAAHQGWTVKLLPIEASENDYYTKLTLMNRSPNTAPDILYEDTFLVNTDIQAGFLAPLDDYLSKWADWGQFTDASKAAAKGLDGKIYGVPMGTDTRALWYNKDLFAKAGLPVPWQPKTWDDVLTAARTIKSKLPGVIPMNVFSGKGAGEAASMQGFEMLLYGTADTLYDEASKKWLVNTPGFLDSLTFIKTVYGEKLGPDVQDALDPNFGTRLNSELIPENKIAIDLNGSWQSGNWIETGAKPWPAWTKVLGQAPMPTQNGQAPGATSMSGGWVLSVGSRTKDKQAAFDYVSLALNKENSLAYDIAAGQIAERKDVAEDPKYLNSNPTLKFFTDLVQVTHFRPAYPEYPRVSNAIQVAMEAVMTGQATPEQAMATYGDEVKAAVGPDKVSG
- a CDS encoding LacI family DNA-binding transcriptional regulator, encoding MRDVAKAAGVSQATVSRVVNDERYIRPETRAAVERAIAELGFHRNEIARTLRPGQAANTIALVIEDPGNPFWSAIIRGAEETARRHRHMLVVGSTGQDYDQERDLLRDLVRRRVDGLLVVPTAHDHVDLHHELARRAPMVFIDRVPPGVPADSVVLDSFGGARSAVAHLISAGYRRIAFLGGDPAVHTGAARQAGYRQALADAGLPCDPALISLGNHTVTAAARSAAELLTEPVDADAVFADNNRICVGVLHAAAAHGGDVGIAGFDDVELVDLLPRPVALITYDAVELGRQAATLLFDRIGGSTAEARRVVLPTKLVHRGDAAIGRGR
- a CDS encoding M1 family metallopeptidase, producing the protein MVRKLALALVLTVSTSVVLPGTPAGATFHPGTPGAIGIGDPYYPLDGNGGYDVKHYDLAIRYTPATDALAGVVKIEARATQRLSAFNLDLDGLTVRSVTVDGRPAKFSRDGTELTVTPGRSLAKGHVFDTKIVYDGVPKVIQDPDLGDGGAFTTTDGVVILGEPDVAQAWYPSNDHPSDKASFSIALTVPKDVQAISNGVPAGRSTAGGWSTWRWEQREPMATYLAMAAIGDFDVTSYRRNGITFLDAIDPALSAERYARAAKSFARQPEIIQFLSGYFGPYPMRAAGGVVDAEGDWGYALETQGRPIYTPEDFDNQEDGDSVVVHELAHQWYGNSVALDRWAGIWLNEGFASYAEWLWSEREGLGTAQESFEQLYATPATSSLWKSKVADPGPPNLFIGAVYNRGAMTLHALRLTVGDAKFFRILRSWAQIHRNGNVTTEQFIAHAERVSGRDLGALFTAWLYTPSKPAHP
- a CDS encoding isopenicillin N synthase family dioxygenase; the protein is MLPVVDLSSPASMLAGEIERACRASGFFYVVGHGVPAELQGRLDTAARRFFGLPEADKMEIAMQHGGTAWRGFFPVGAELTAGRPDRKEGLYFGEELGDDDPRVRAGLPLHGRNLFPRQVPELRDAVLDYLEALTATAQAVLRGVALSLDLDADYFADGYTAHPTVLFRIFHYPPAPPDSDDWGVGEHTDYGLLTLLAQDDNGGLQVRSGDGWIDAPPIPGAFVCNIGDMLERVTDGYYRSTPHRVRNLSGRDRLSFPFFFDPDFTAEIPPLPGTYGDYLISKVSHVFPQLRRQVHLNP
- a CDS encoding SDR family NAD(P)-dependent oxidoreductase; this translates as MSKVVVVTGASQGIGAATVTAYRKLGWNVVATSRSIQPSDDPGVLAVPGDLADPAVAARIIEAGRRHFGRVDSLVNNAGIFIAKPFADYTGEDFDAITGVNLRGFFAITQQAAGAMAEQGGGHVVTITTSLVDHANSSLQSALASLTKGGLAAATKSLAIEYARRNVRFNAVSPGIIRTPMHPAETHEFLSALHPVGRMGEISDVTDAIVYLENAPFVTGEILHVDGGQSAGH